A genomic window from Salvelinus namaycush isolate Seneca chromosome 5, SaNama_1.0, whole genome shotgun sequence includes:
- the LOC120048833 gene encoding cytochrome P450 2F3-like isoform X3 encodes MEMCSSVVLGGLVLLLLLWLFRLRRQRHVHLPPGPCTLPLLGNLHQIDKQAPFKTLTKWSGVYGPVMTVYLGPQRAVVLVGYEAVKEALVDQAEDFTGRAPVPFLVLVTRGYGLAISNGERWRQLRRFTLTTLRDFGMGRKRMEEWVQEESQHLIDSLDATKAMPFDPHPFLSRTVSNVICSLVFGQRFGYDDDNFLHLLNILSAVLRFGSSPCGQLYNIFPWLMERLPGRQQVVFGQMDELRGFVMKKIHEHQETIDPGNPRDFTDSFLTRLNQEKDVSSSEFHYENLVSTVLDLFLAGTETTSTTLRYAFMLLLKYPDIQEHVQQEIDTVIGRQRVPQMEDRKYLPFTEAVIHEVQRFLDIAPLNLPHYATKNISFRGYTIPQGTVILPMLHSVLRDQDHWATPTTFNPNHFLDQNGNFQKNPAFLAFSAGKRACVGESLARMEIFLFLVSLLQHFSFSCPGGPDSIDLSPEFSSFTNVPRHYQLIATPR; translated from the coding sequence ATGGAGATGTGTAGTAGCGTGGTGTTGGGAGGCCTGGTGTTGTTGCTTCTACTGTGGTTGTTCAGgctgaggagacagagacatgtcCATCTACCCCCTGGACCCTGCACCCTGCCGCTGCTAGGCAACCTGCATCAGATCGACAAACAGGCCCCCTTCAAGACCCTCACCAAGTGGAGTGGTGTGTATGGGCCAGTGATGACAGTGTATCTTGGGCCCCAGCGAGCCGTGGTGCTGGTGGGGTACGAGGCAGTCAAGGAGGCTCTGGTGGACCAGGCTGAGGATTTCACAGGACGAGCTCCTGTCCCCTTCCTGGTCCTAGTTACCAGGGGATACGGCCTGGCCATCAGTAATGGGGAGCGTTGGCGCCAGCTGCGTCGTTTCACCCTGACCACGCTGAGAGACTTTGGGATGGGCCGTAAGAGgatggaggagtgggtacaggaGGAGAGCCAACACCTCATAGACAGTCTGGATGCCACTAAAGCCATGCCCTTCGATCCTCATCCATTCCTGAGTCGCACCGTGTCCAACGTCATCTGCTCCCTGGTGTTCGGCCAGCGCTTCGGCTATGACGATGACAACTTCCTGCACTTGCTCAACATCCTCTCAGCTGTACTGCGCTTTGGAAGCAGCCCCTGTGGACAGCTGTACAACATCTTCCCCTGGCTGATGGAACGCCTGCCTGGTCGGCAGCAAGTCGTGTTCGGCCAGATGGACGAGCTGAGAGGCTTTGTGATGAAAAAGATCCACGAGCACCAGGAGACCATTGACCCAGGCAACCCTAGAGACTTCACAGACTCCTTCCTCACCAGACTCAACCAGGAGAAGGATGTGTCCTCCTCTGAGTTCCATTACGAGAACCTGGTGTCCACAGTGTTGGACCTCTTCCTTGCAGGAACAGAGACCACCAGCACCACTCTCAGATACGCCTTCATGCTGCTCCTCAAATACCCCGACATTCAGGAGCACGTTCAGCAGGAGATCGACACAGTGATTGGCCGACAACGCGTCCCTCAGATGGAGGACAGGAAGTACCTCCCCTTCACAGAAGCCGTCATCCACGAGGTGCAGCGCTTCCTGGACATCGCCCCATTGAACCTCCCGCACTATGCCACCAAGAATATCTCATTCAGAGGGTACACTATCCCTCAGGGCACCGTGATCCTTCCAATGCTGCACTCTGTTCTGAGAGACCAGGACCACTGGGCCACGCCCACAACCTTCAATCCCAATCACTTCCTTGATCAGAACGGAAACTTCCAGAAGAACCCCGCCTTCTTGGCTTTCTCTGCAGGTAAGCGTGCCTGTGTGGGAGAGTCTCTGGCTCGTATGGAGATCTTTCTGTTCCTGGTGTCTCTGCTACAACATTTCTCCTTCTCCTGCCCTGGAGGACCTGACAGCATTGACCTCAGCCCAGAGTTCAGCAGTTTCACTAACGTGCCGCGTCACTACCAGCTCATTGCTACACCCCGCTGA
- the LOC120048833 gene encoding cytochrome P450 2F3-like isoform X1: MGQHVLDSTQLAEAQTSERGTLSRAHEAGTMEMCSSVVLGGLVLLLLLWLFRLRRQRHVHLPPGPCTLPLLGNLHQIDKQAPFKTLTKWSGVYGPVMTVYLGPQRAVVLVGYEAVKEALVDQAEDFTGRAPVPFLVLVTRGYGLAISNGERWRQLRRFTLTTLRDFGMGRKRMEEWVQEESQHLIDSLDATKAMPFDPHPFLSRTVSNVICSLVFGQRFGYDDDNFLHLLNILSAVLRFGSSPCGQLYNIFPWLMERLPGRQQVVFGQMDELRGFVMKKIHEHQETIDPGNPRDFTDSFLTRLNQEKDVSSSEFHYENLVSTVLDLFLAGTETTSTTLRYAFMLLLKYPDIQEHVQQEIDTVIGRQRVPQMEDRKYLPFTEAVIHEVQRFLDIAPLNLPHYATKNISFRGYTIPQGTVILPMLHSVLRDQDHWATPTTFNPNHFLDQNGNFQKNPAFLAFSAGKRACVGESLARMEIFLFLVSLLQHFSFSCPGGPDSIDLSPEFSSFTNVPRHYQLIATPR, translated from the exons ATGGGTCAACATGTGCTAGACAGCACCCAACTGGCCGAGGCGCAAACGTCCGAGAGAGGAACTCTGAGCAGGGCCCATGAG GCTGGAACAATGGAGATGTGTAGTAGCGTGGTGTTGGGAGGCCTGGTGTTGTTGCTTCTACTGTGGTTGTTCAGgctgaggagacagagacatgtcCATCTACCCCCTGGACCCTGCACCCTGCCGCTGCTAGGCAACCTGCATCAGATCGACAAACAGGCCCCCTTCAAGACCCTCACCAAGTGGAGTGGTGTGTATGGGCCAGTGATGACAGTGTATCTTGGGCCCCAGCGAGCCGTGGTGCTGGTGGGGTACGAGGCAGTCAAGGAGGCTCTGGTGGACCAGGCTGAGGATTTCACAGGACGAGCTCCTGTCCCCTTCCTGGTCCTAGTTACCAGGGGATACGGCCTGGCCATCAGTAATGGGGAGCGTTGGCGCCAGCTGCGTCGTTTCACCCTGACCACGCTGAGAGACTTTGGGATGGGCCGTAAGAGgatggaggagtgggtacaggaGGAGAGCCAACACCTCATAGACAGTCTGGATGCCACTAAAGCCATGCCCTTCGATCCTCATCCATTCCTGAGTCGCACCGTGTCCAACGTCATCTGCTCCCTGGTGTTCGGCCAGCGCTTCGGCTATGACGATGACAACTTCCTGCACTTGCTCAACATCCTCTCAGCTGTACTGCGCTTTGGAAGCAGCCCCTGTGGACAGCTGTACAACATCTTCCCCTGGCTGATGGAACGCCTGCCTGGTCGGCAGCAAGTCGTGTTCGGCCAGATGGACGAGCTGAGAGGCTTTGTGATGAAAAAGATCCACGAGCACCAGGAGACCATTGACCCAGGCAACCCTAGAGACTTCACAGACTCCTTCCTCACCAGACTCAACCAGGAGAAGGATGTGTCCTCCTCTGAGTTCCATTACGAGAACCTGGTGTCCACAGTGTTGGACCTCTTCCTTGCAGGAACAGAGACCACCAGCACCACTCTCAGATACGCCTTCATGCTGCTCCTCAAATACCCCGACATTCAGGAGCACGTTCAGCAGGAGATCGACACAGTGATTGGCCGACAACGCGTCCCTCAGATGGAGGACAGGAAGTACCTCCCCTTCACAGAAGCCGTCATCCACGAGGTGCAGCGCTTCCTGGACATCGCCCCATTGAACCTCCCGCACTATGCCACCAAGAATATCTCATTCAGAGGGTACACTATCCCTCAGGGCACCGTGATCCTTCCAATGCTGCACTCTGTTCTGAGAGACCAGGACCACTGGGCCACGCCCACAACCTTCAATCCCAATCACTTCCTTGATCAGAACGGAAACTTCCAGAAGAACCCCGCCTTCTTGGCTTTCTCTGCAGGTAAGCGTGCCTGTGTGGGAGAGTCTCTGGCTCGTATGGAGATCTTTCTGTTCCTGGTGTCTCTGCTACAACATTTCTCCTTCTCCTGCCCTGGAGGACCTGACAGCATTGACCTCAGCCCAGAGTTCAGCAGTTTCACTAACGTGCCGCGTCACTACCAGCTCATTGCTACACCCCGCTGA
- the LOC120048833 gene encoding cytochrome P450 2F3-like isoform X2 gives MVSFRAAGYIPSKDFQAGTMEMCSSVVLGGLVLLLLLWLFRLRRQRHVHLPPGPCTLPLLGNLHQIDKQAPFKTLTKWSGVYGPVMTVYLGPQRAVVLVGYEAVKEALVDQAEDFTGRAPVPFLVLVTRGYGLAISNGERWRQLRRFTLTTLRDFGMGRKRMEEWVQEESQHLIDSLDATKAMPFDPHPFLSRTVSNVICSLVFGQRFGYDDDNFLHLLNILSAVLRFGSSPCGQLYNIFPWLMERLPGRQQVVFGQMDELRGFVMKKIHEHQETIDPGNPRDFTDSFLTRLNQEKDVSSSEFHYENLVSTVLDLFLAGTETTSTTLRYAFMLLLKYPDIQEHVQQEIDTVIGRQRVPQMEDRKYLPFTEAVIHEVQRFLDIAPLNLPHYATKNISFRGYTIPQGTVILPMLHSVLRDQDHWATPTTFNPNHFLDQNGNFQKNPAFLAFSAGKRACVGESLARMEIFLFLVSLLQHFSFSCPGGPDSIDLSPEFSSFTNVPRHYQLIATPR, from the exons ATGGTATCCTTCCGTGCCGCAGGATACATTCCGAGTAAGGATTTTCAG GCTGGAACAATGGAGATGTGTAGTAGCGTGGTGTTGGGAGGCCTGGTGTTGTTGCTTCTACTGTGGTTGTTCAGgctgaggagacagagacatgtcCATCTACCCCCTGGACCCTGCACCCTGCCGCTGCTAGGCAACCTGCATCAGATCGACAAACAGGCCCCCTTCAAGACCCTCACCAAGTGGAGTGGTGTGTATGGGCCAGTGATGACAGTGTATCTTGGGCCCCAGCGAGCCGTGGTGCTGGTGGGGTACGAGGCAGTCAAGGAGGCTCTGGTGGACCAGGCTGAGGATTTCACAGGACGAGCTCCTGTCCCCTTCCTGGTCCTAGTTACCAGGGGATACGGCCTGGCCATCAGTAATGGGGAGCGTTGGCGCCAGCTGCGTCGTTTCACCCTGACCACGCTGAGAGACTTTGGGATGGGCCGTAAGAGgatggaggagtgggtacaggaGGAGAGCCAACACCTCATAGACAGTCTGGATGCCACTAAAGCCATGCCCTTCGATCCTCATCCATTCCTGAGTCGCACCGTGTCCAACGTCATCTGCTCCCTGGTGTTCGGCCAGCGCTTCGGCTATGACGATGACAACTTCCTGCACTTGCTCAACATCCTCTCAGCTGTACTGCGCTTTGGAAGCAGCCCCTGTGGACAGCTGTACAACATCTTCCCCTGGCTGATGGAACGCCTGCCTGGTCGGCAGCAAGTCGTGTTCGGCCAGATGGACGAGCTGAGAGGCTTTGTGATGAAAAAGATCCACGAGCACCAGGAGACCATTGACCCAGGCAACCCTAGAGACTTCACAGACTCCTTCCTCACCAGACTCAACCAGGAGAAGGATGTGTCCTCCTCTGAGTTCCATTACGAGAACCTGGTGTCCACAGTGTTGGACCTCTTCCTTGCAGGAACAGAGACCACCAGCACCACTCTCAGATACGCCTTCATGCTGCTCCTCAAATACCCCGACATTCAGGAGCACGTTCAGCAGGAGATCGACACAGTGATTGGCCGACAACGCGTCCCTCAGATGGAGGACAGGAAGTACCTCCCCTTCACAGAAGCCGTCATCCACGAGGTGCAGCGCTTCCTGGACATCGCCCCATTGAACCTCCCGCACTATGCCACCAAGAATATCTCATTCAGAGGGTACACTATCCCTCAGGGCACCGTGATCCTTCCAATGCTGCACTCTGTTCTGAGAGACCAGGACCACTGGGCCACGCCCACAACCTTCAATCCCAATCACTTCCTTGATCAGAACGGAAACTTCCAGAAGAACCCCGCCTTCTTGGCTTTCTCTGCAGGTAAGCGTGCCTGTGTGGGAGAGTCTCTGGCTCGTATGGAGATCTTTCTGTTCCTGGTGTCTCTGCTACAACATTTCTCCTTCTCCTGCCCTGGAGGACCTGACAGCATTGACCTCAGCCCAGAGTTCAGCAGTTTCACTAACGTGCCGCGTCACTACCAGCTCATTGCTACACCCCGCTGA